In a genomic window of Pelecanus crispus isolate bPelCri1 chromosome 1, bPelCri1.pri, whole genome shotgun sequence:
- the REP15 gene encoding LOW QUALITY PROTEIN: rab15 effector protein (The sequence of the model RefSeq protein was modified relative to this genomic sequence to represent the inferred CDS: substituted 1 base at 1 genomic stop codon), whose product MCKRPPPTQKMGQKISHEDNQENKAESLVICEVFSQGVAHASQRLKDYLGFVDPQSKFQPATNTLSEIFLVNFISFCMEKXVEECITTSKMTKQQSSLFGVDWIWTLSGADKQIKLQIAVQALQLAELFHSEGSPAEAVEDCCREAVLADERFQNRSRFEKLAEFCRLVGWDCLGLFIVFGVPGKPKDIRGVMLDSVAKEEQKCRLSGRDVLRQFVTSTDSFLPTKDMLESCLGAKNGLKEVGNVYINFLQTAG is encoded by the coding sequence ATGTGCAAACGACCTCCTCCTACACAGAAAATGGGCCAGAAGATCTCGCACGAGGACAACCAGGAGAACAAGGCTGAAAGTCTGGTCATCTGTGAAGTCTTCAGCCAAGGCGTGGCCCATGCGTCTCAAAGGCTGAAGGACTATCTTGGTTTTGTGGATCCTCAGAGCAAATTCCAGCCAGCCACCAACACGCTGAGTGAGATCTTTTTGGTCAACTTCATCAGCTTCTGCATGGAAAAGTGAGTGGAGGAATGTATCACAACCAGCAAAATGACCAAGCAGCAGTCCTCCCTGTTCGGGGTGGACTGGATTTGGACTCTGTCTGGAGCTGACAAGCAAATCAAACTTCAGATTGCTGTGCAGGCTTTACAGCTGGCCGAGCTTTTCCATAGCgaaggcagccctgctgaggcGGTGGAGGACTGCTGCCGGGAAGCCGTGCTGGCAGATGAGCGCTTCCAAAACAGGAGCAGGTTTGAGAAGCTGGCAGAGTTCTGCCGCCTGGTGGGATGGGACTGCCTGGGCTTGTTCATCGTGTTTGGTGTGCCAGGGAAGCCCAAGGACATCCGAGGAGTCATGCTAGACAGCGTTGCCAAGGAGGAGCAAAAATGCCGCCTGTCGGGCAGGGATGTGCTACGGCAATTTGTCACGAGTACTGACAGCTTCCTGCCCACAAAAGACAtgttggaaagctgccttggTGCAAAAAATGGGCTGAAGGAGGTGGGCAATGTGTACATAAACTTCCTGCAAACTGCTGGTTAA